The genomic window TTTTCTGAGCAGACTGGAGCAGCTTAAATACCATTGACAGGGTGGTTTCTCTCGAACCACACTTCTTTGCGCGTCTGCTTCGTAGCCTCACAGTCGCAAAAACCGATTCAATCGGCTTTGTCGTTCTTATTGATGCCCAGAGCTCTGACGGGAAGTCTTAGAATGCCAGCAGTTCTTCTCGATCTTTCTCCAGCTTCTTCATCGCTGCAGGATACTTCGCTGAAAACCTTGCCAACAAAACATCAAAAGCGTCATTAGCGGCATCGCGGCTTTCTGCTAGCCAGATCTCCCGAAGCTCAGCCTTAACTTTCGGTTGCATGGCTTTGGGGAGTGAAGCTAACACATTAGCCGTTTTGTGCACCCAACAGCGTTGGTACTGCGTGTCCGGGAATATCTTTGCCATTGCATTCCAAAAACCAAGGGCACCGTCTCCCGTAGCCAGCTTGGGAGATACGGTTAGGCCACCTGCTTGCAGGCCATTGAGAAGTTCGGCCCAGTTTGCTTCTGATTCTCGATAACCCTCTTCGGCCGCAACCAGCTCCTGACGTCCATGCTCAGTGATGCCGATAATGACCAGTAGGCAAAGGCGATCATCTTGCCTGACATGGCTGTATATGCCATCAGCCCAGAAATAAAAAATGCGCTGGATGCTCAACGGGAACTGTACAGCGCCAGAACGCAATTGGTGAGTACGCAGTTGGAATATTATCAAAACTTAATCACGCTTTATAAAGTCATGGGGAGCGGGACGGCGCTGGCGGAATCAAGCTTGTCCCTTTAATACCCCGTGAGGATGTCATAAGCCCGGCTGAGGGTGGCGCTTGTCATGCCGCCGGGCAGTATTCGCCCACGCGGCCATTTATATTTCCCCAGCGCCCTTTCGGGTAGACTGGCCGGCCAGGGACCGCGTATTACTGCTGGAAACGTTCTCGGAAGCCTCGTGTAACCGTCAAATCCAGTCTATTTTGCGTCAGGAAGAGCAGGCGCTGGTGGATGTCCTGGTAAAACAGGGCGCGCCGTTGGCGGCGTCACAGGACGAAACCCAACGCCGGGCGGGTATCGAGCTGCTGTTAACACTTATCAATGGCGCGGTTTGCCGGACCTTTCATGAAGAGGATATCGACAGCAACCTTATTGCGCTGGTAACGCGGTTTTTGTCAACCGCCGTTCGTGCCTGATGTCATTCGCGGCCAAGCCCGTAACGCCCAATGGCGAAGCGTTGGTGGGTATGGCGTGGTCGTTGCGGGGCCCAGGCGCCATTCAGGCTGAGGTGGTGCGGGCTGAGTTTACGCCCGGCGTCATTTGCCGGATCAACTCGTCTAGCAAGGGTCTGAAGGCGGCATTATGCTGCGCGATATTCACGTTTTCGCGCATGATCAAGCCGTCAATGAGCAAGGAAAAAATGTACAGACGCGTGCGGATTTCGCTGTCACGGGCGTTGCGGCTGGCTTCCGCCGAGATAGCCAGCATGAGAGCGATATTGTACCGTGCATCGTCATTGACTTTATCGCGGGCAAAGAGCGTGAGACGGGAGCTATCGCCCTCGAGAATATTATCGGCTTGGATTTTCTGCTGCAGCCGCTCGACAACGTTGCTCACCAGCGCCGCGATTATCTCGCTTTTACCGGTAAAATAACGGTAAATCAGGCCGGTACTGATACCCTCCATACTCGCGATTTCTTGCACGGTGGTGTTGTGAAACCCTTTTTGCATGACGCATTTTTCTGCGGCAGAGAGTATTTGTTCGGCAGGATTCATTTTCATCGTTTAACACTATTCGTCTGCAAGTTTCACCGGTATGCGGCCCTGGCGCCAGTTTAACATGGGGCGCAGTGCAGGCCTAACGATTCGCTTTTCGCATCATGATCGCCCGTCGTCTGACTGATGGCGGCGACGGATTTCTTCGGCGGACAAAAAAACGGTAAGCGCCTTTGGCGCTTACCGCCTGCAATCCCGACAACGATCGCCCGTCAGGCGAGCATCCTGGCCGCTTTACCCAGCCGTGACCAGACGCGATGTTCACGCAGACTCGCCAGGAAGGCCTGCATCAGCTTGTCGCTTATCGTCGCGTCCTTGCTGATGCCTGCTTCATCATCGCCATCTTTCAGCCCCAACTGCTTTTTAAAGCGTCGTACGTCGCCGCCGAAGGCTATCGGCTTCAGATGCTTATAGGCTTCGAGGATGTAATGGCGCGACGCCCCGTCTAGCGAGAGCGCGTCCAGATTACCGTTCGGCACCACGACACCGTCCACCGTGATAGACGGATTGCCCTCGATGGTGCCATCGATAGGCAGGGTGGATCCGTCGCTCGCCTGCAGATTGCCCATGTGCGATGCCAGCAGCTTGGCATGGATACCTTCTGTTTTCAGCGCCTGCAGCGCGGCCAGCACATCGGTGGCTTCAACCCCGTCGCTGACCAGAAGCGCGCCACCTGTCGGCCCTTGAGCGGCCTGGGGCCGGTCGCATACAGGCTGAGCGTGGGATCGCGGGTAATACTGTTCACCGGCGGAGGCGGCGTGGTTTTTTGCGCCTCGTCGGACAGGCGATAGCCGAGGCGTGCGGCGACCTGCGTGGCCAGATCGACATCGACGCGGGTAAGCAAATCTATCACCCTTTCGCGGAATAGGGACGGGCGACTTTTCTCGCCGTCCACCCGTTCATGATAGGTTTCAAAGCCGGCGTTCTCCGCCACCGGCGCGGTTTCACGCGGCCAGTTATCGTTGAGCGAGTTGGGCTTATAAGCGGCAGGGTTGGTATCAATATCCTGACGGTGCATGCCATCGCGCTGGAAATTATTATAGGGGAAGACGGGGCTGTTGATGGGAATTTCATGGAAATTAGGCCCGCCAAGGCGGCTGATTTGCGTGTCCGTATAGGAAAACATCTGGCCCTGCAGCAAGGGATCGTTGCTAAAATCAATGCCCGGCACGATATGGCCCGGATGAAACGCCACCTACTCCGTTTCGGCGAAGAAATTATCCGGATTACGGTTGAGGGTCAATTTGCCCACGATCTCAACAGGTACCAGCGCCTCGGGAATGAGTTTGGTGGGGTCAAGTAAATCGAAGTCGAATTTCTCTTCGTCTTCCTCGGGAATAAGCTGCAGGCCCAATTATCGTGGCTTTGTTGAATAAATATAACTTTTAGGTGATCGTCTGCTCAGATCACTACCGTCATTTCAACATCTGCACTCCATGGCAAAGCAAAAGTTTAAAATAACCAACTGGTCCACTTACAATAAAGCTCTCAAGCAGCGCGGGGCTCTGAAGAAATAGCCGCACCCGTCCGCACCGGGTCTGGGCTTGAGGGCCAACTAACGCTTTCTCTATCGTTACGATAGCCAGCGCCGTGTAAAGGGACCTGCGCCCTGTGTCAGGGAGAAGGCAACAGGCTGGCGCGCACCCGCTGCCATAGCGACTGAACGGACTTGGGGACGGCCAGATGGCGTACCAGCGGCGTGCCGTCCGGATGCTGTAGCGCGAATATCAACGCTGCGATACATACTAAACGCTCCAGCTGATTGTCCTTTGCGGGGCGCAAAAGCGCCAGCGACAGGGCCACAGCAGCGGCACATCGGCGGGTGTCAGCATGTCGGCGGCGATATGGCTTAAATAATCGATTATCATGGCGTGAAACGCATCAAGCGGGATGATGCTCTGCGGCG from Sodalis glossinidius str. 'morsitans' includes these protein-coding regions:
- a CDS encoding TetR/AcrR family transcriptional regulator, producing the protein MKMNPAEQILSAAEKCVMQKGFHNTTVQEIASMEGISTGLIYRYFTGKSEIIAALVSNVVERLQQKIQADNILEGDSSRLTLFARDKVNDDARYNIALMLAISAEASRNARDSEIRTRLYIFSLLIDGLIMRENVNIAQHNAAFRPLLDELIRQMTPGVNSARTTSA